One stretch of Jiangella gansuensis DSM 44835 DNA includes these proteins:
- a CDS encoding metallopeptidase TldD-related protein yields MTPQEIVERCLELSKASGTVVLVDESSTANLRWATNALTTNGVMRSREVTVVATVDGTQGVASGVIARSAVTPEALEPLVRAAEQAARDNGPAEDAQPLVDGDAAADWGDPAGETSAAAFGHIAPALGDAFSRADDEQRLLYGYLEHGVRTTYLGVSTGLRLRHEQPTGHIGITGKSADLSRSAWVGQSSRDLASIDVVTLDAELTKRLGWAQRSVELPAGRHDTVLPPAAVADLMIYAYWTMSGRDAADGQSVYSAPGGRTRVGERLSRQPVTLWSDPAAPGLECAPAVIAHASSSESSVFDNGLPVGRTSWIEDGTLKALLQTRHSAGLTGLEATPAVDNLGLTVDGAIGSVEDLAASVERGLMLTCLWYIRAVDPQTLLLTGLTRDGVYLVENGEVTGAVNNFRFNESPVALLDRFSHAGATVPTFSREWGDYFPRTAMPALRVPDFNMSSVSQAS; encoded by the coding sequence ATGACGCCCCAGGAGATCGTCGAACGCTGCCTGGAGCTGTCCAAGGCCAGCGGCACCGTCGTGCTCGTCGACGAGAGCTCCACCGCGAACCTGCGCTGGGCCACCAACGCGCTGACCACAAACGGCGTCATGCGCTCGCGCGAGGTCACCGTCGTCGCCACCGTCGACGGCACCCAGGGCGTCGCGTCCGGGGTGATCGCCCGCAGCGCCGTCACACCGGAAGCACTGGAGCCGCTCGTCCGTGCCGCCGAACAGGCCGCGCGCGACAACGGCCCGGCGGAGGATGCCCAGCCGCTGGTCGACGGCGACGCGGCGGCCGACTGGGGCGACCCGGCCGGCGAGACATCCGCGGCGGCGTTCGGGCACATCGCGCCGGCACTCGGCGACGCGTTCAGCCGCGCCGACGACGAGCAGCGGCTGCTCTACGGCTACCTCGAGCACGGCGTCCGCACCACGTATCTGGGCGTGTCCACGGGGCTGCGGCTCCGGCACGAGCAACCCACCGGGCACATCGGCATCACCGGCAAGTCCGCCGATCTGTCCCGCTCGGCATGGGTCGGACAGTCGTCGCGCGACCTCGCCTCCATCGACGTCGTCACCCTCGACGCGGAGCTGACCAAGCGGCTGGGCTGGGCGCAGCGCTCCGTCGAGCTTCCGGCCGGCCGGCACGACACCGTGCTGCCGCCCGCCGCCGTCGCCGACCTGATGATCTACGCCTACTGGACCATGAGCGGCCGCGACGCCGCCGACGGCCAGTCGGTGTACTCCGCGCCCGGGGGCCGCACCCGAGTCGGCGAGCGGCTGTCGCGGCAGCCGGTGACCCTGTGGTCCGACCCGGCGGCGCCCGGCCTGGAGTGCGCGCCGGCCGTCATCGCCCACGCGTCGTCGTCGGAATCCAGTGTCTTCGACAACGGCCTGCCGGTCGGGCGGACGTCGTGGATCGAGGACGGGACGCTGAAGGCGCTGCTGCAGACTCGCCATTCGGCGGGGCTGACCGGTCTCGAGGCCACCCCCGCCGTCGACAACCTCGGCCTCACCGTCGACGGCGCCATCGGAAGCGTCGAGGACCTCGCGGCCAGCGTCGAGCGCGGGCTCATGCTCACCTGCCTCTGGTACATCCGCGCGGTCGACCCGCAGACACTGCTGCTCACCGGCTTGACCCGGGACGGCGTCTACCTGGTCGAGAACGGCGAGGTCACCGGCGCGGTGAACAACTTCCGGTTCAACGAGAGCCCGGTCGCGCTGCTGGACCGGTTCTCCCACGCCGGCGCGACGGTGCCCACGTTCAGCCGCGAATGGGGCGACTACTTCCCGCGCACGGCCATGCCGGCGCTGCGCGTGCCCGACTTCAACATGTCCTCGGTCTCCCAGGCGTCGTGA
- a CDS encoding TldD/PmbA family protein: protein MPHEIDPAFLALPMRSLADAALQRARDLGVEHADFRLERIRSQDLSFRDGKLEGSRDGEDVGFAVRVLHEGTWGFAAAVDLTTDDAVKVAEQAVDLAKVSRRLSPAKVELADEPVHPDVTWVSAYEVNPFDVPDTEKIDRMVGNSVRVLAQPDVDHVTAQLQQVQENKFYADTHGTVITQQRVRLHPVFEAVKVDPASGRFETMRTIAAPAGRGWEYATGADGVVDWGAALDELGPLLAEKFAAPSVTAGRYDLVIDPTNLWLTIHESIGHATELDRALGYEANYAGTSFATLDQLWTLRYGSPVMHVTGDRTVPHGLSTIGYDDEGVQTQRWDIVNGGTLVGYQLDRAMAAANASALGTSRSNGCAFADSPGHVPVQRMANVSLQPADGGPSTEELISQVDDGIYIVGDKSWSIDMQRYNFQFTGQRFYRIRGGELDGQLRDVAYQATTTDFWGSMAAVGGPQTYVLGGAFNCGKAQPGQIAPVSHGAPSALFRDVRVLNTAEEGGQ, encoded by the coding sequence TCCCGCCTTTCTGGCCCTGCCGATGCGATCCTTGGCCGACGCCGCGCTGCAACGAGCCCGTGACCTGGGCGTCGAGCACGCGGATTTCCGGCTGGAGCGCATCCGCTCCCAAGACCTCTCCTTCCGCGACGGCAAGCTCGAGGGCAGCCGCGACGGCGAGGACGTCGGCTTCGCCGTCCGGGTGCTGCACGAGGGCACCTGGGGCTTCGCCGCCGCCGTCGACCTCACCACTGACGACGCCGTCAAGGTCGCTGAGCAGGCCGTCGACCTGGCGAAGGTCTCCCGGCGGCTCAGCCCGGCGAAGGTCGAGCTGGCCGACGAGCCCGTGCACCCGGACGTCACCTGGGTGTCGGCGTACGAGGTCAACCCGTTCGACGTCCCGGACACCGAGAAGATCGACCGGATGGTCGGCAACTCCGTCCGGGTGCTCGCTCAGCCCGACGTCGACCACGTCACCGCGCAGCTGCAGCAGGTGCAGGAGAACAAGTTCTACGCCGACACGCACGGCACCGTGATCACACAGCAGCGGGTCCGCCTGCACCCGGTGTTCGAGGCGGTCAAGGTCGACCCGGCGAGCGGCCGGTTCGAGACCATGCGCACCATCGCGGCACCGGCCGGGCGCGGCTGGGAGTACGCCACCGGCGCCGACGGCGTCGTCGACTGGGGCGCGGCCCTGGACGAACTCGGCCCGCTGCTGGCGGAGAAGTTCGCCGCGCCGAGCGTCACCGCGGGCCGGTACGACCTCGTCATCGACCCGACGAACCTGTGGCTCACCATCCACGAGTCCATCGGACACGCCACCGAGCTCGACCGGGCGCTGGGCTACGAGGCCAACTACGCCGGCACCTCCTTCGCCACCCTCGACCAGCTGTGGACGCTGCGCTACGGCTCCCCCGTCATGCACGTCACCGGCGATCGCACCGTCCCGCACGGCCTGTCCACCATCGGGTACGACGACGAAGGCGTGCAGACGCAGCGGTGGGACATCGTCAACGGCGGCACCCTGGTCGGCTACCAGCTCGACCGGGCGATGGCCGCTGCCAACGCGAGCGCGCTGGGGACCAGCCGCTCCAACGGCTGCGCGTTCGCCGACTCCCCCGGCCACGTGCCGGTGCAACGGATGGCGAACGTGTCGTTGCAGCCGGCCGACGGCGGCCCGTCCACCGAGGAGCTCATCTCCCAGGTCGACGACGGCATCTACATCGTGGGCGACAAGTCCTGGTCCATCGACATGCAGCGCTACAACTTCCAGTTCACCGGCCAGCGGTTCTACCGCATCCGCGGCGGCGAACTCGACGGCCAGCTGCGTGACGTCGCCTACCAGGCCACCACCACGGACTTCTGGGGCTCCATGGCCGCGGTCGGCGGCCCGCAAACCTACGTGCTGGGCGGCGCCTTCAACTGCGGCAAGGCGCAGCCCGGCCAGATCGCGCCGGTCTCTCATGGCGCGCCGTCAGCCCTCTTCAGGGACGTCCGCGTGCTCAACACCGCCGAGGAGGGTGGCCAGTGA